The genomic region GAAGACCATCGACGCGGTGATGTCCCTGATTGACGACATCCTGAAGAAAGACGCCGAGGTGCCCGTCTGGGGCGTGGTGGTGGGTCTTCCCGGCCCGGTGGACTTCGCCTCGGGTCAGCCCGTGGCCCCTCCGATCATGCCGGGGTGGAACGGCTACGATGTCCGCACGCCATTCGAGGAACGGTTCAATGCCCCGGTATGGGTAGATAACGACTCCAATCTGCTTGCCCTCGGCGAACGTGCGCGGCGGCGCGACTCCCTGGCGGACCTCATCTACTGCAAGATCGGTTCAGGAGTCGGAGCGGGCCTGTTGTCCAAGGGCAGGATTCACCGCGGTGCCAACGGGGCCGCCGGCGACATCGGACACGTCAGGGTTTCCGATTCCGACGCGCAATGCCGCTGCGGCAAGATCGGCTGCCTGGAAGCGGTTGCCGGCGGCTGGGCCCTGGTCCGGGATGCCGAAAAGGCCGTCAAGGAAGGTGCCACCAGCTCCCTGGCCCCGCGGGCGAAAAAGGGAGTCCTGACCCTCGAGGACATCACCCTGGCAGCCCACGACGGGGACCCCCTGGCCATCACCCTCATCCAGAAGTCGGCACGGGTGGCAGGTGAGACCATTTCGGCCCTGGTGAACATGTTCAATCCAGGAGTCATTGTGATCGGCGGCGCCATCGCGTCCGCCGGTGAAGTGTTCCTGGCCGAGGTGCGCCAGAGGGTCTATGAACTGTCACTGCCGCTGGCCACCCGCGACCTTACCATCACGCTCTCGGTAAACGATGAGCGCGAACCGCTGCGCGGCGGAGCTGAACTGGCCCGCGAGCAGCTGTTCGACGTCACTTTCCCCCGCTGGTTCGCGGAGGGCCGGCCGTCCCCGGAACGGGCCGCAGTTCCGGCGTAGGTTTCCCGGGGAGCAACGGCCGAAACGCTGGAACCCTACGATCTTGCGGTTCTCAACTACTACGGACGCTCCGACCCCTGGCGCGATGTTGCGGAGGAGCGCTTCGGGCCCGTCGCAGAGCAGGCGCTTTTTGATTTCGTTGCGGGCGGCAAGGGCCTCATCGCATACCACCCCACGCTCGCCGGCGGCGTGGGCTGGGAGCCCGAGTACGAGCGCCTGCTCGGCGGGGTTATGCGCGAGGAGACTTCCCGTCGGGCACCAAACAACGATTTCCTGGTGCATACGGCGGAACCCCACCCCATCACGGCAGGCTGGCCGGCGGAATTCCCACATTACAACGACGACCTCTACGTGGGCCTCAAGTGGCCGGAGGGCTTCAGGAGGACCGTCCTGCTGACGGAGTGGGACAACCCCCTGCGTTACGCCCAGGTCCCCTCTCAGTGGCGCAGCCTGCCGGGAATGGGCGAGGAGCACCCGCTGGCCTGGGCCATTGACTACGGCGCGGGCCGGTCAGTCTCGATCGGCATCGGCCATAACGCGCAGGCGATCGGACACCCGGCCTTCCGCGCCCTGTTCCCGCGCAGCGCGGAGTGGGCCGCCATCGGCGAGGTGACAATCCCCACGCCCGGAGACCTCGGAGAGCCCCTAGAAGGCGGCGACTGGTGGCCAACCACGCTGGAGCCGATGGTCCGCGGCATGTTCGATGAGTGGGTAGCGGCAGGAGAGCCCGCCTCCCAGAAATAGCGATACGCCCGGACGTGGCCTGGGCCCCCTCAGGCCACGTCGCGGGACACGCTGGGCACCGGCGCCCGGTCAGGA from Arthrobacter sp. NicSoilB8 harbors:
- a CDS encoding ROK family protein; the protein is MTTDSTLRFGAQTDEVTSLLRIVNLVRTGEATTRPEIGKVTGLGRGVVSQRVDQAIQMGFLGDGEFGASSGGRAPRTLRFRAERGRIVICALGAAHMRVGVAALDGDILEHTHRTWDIAQGPEKTIDAVMSLIDDILKKDAEVPVWGVVVGLPGPVDFASGQPVAPPIMPGWNGYDVRTPFEERFNAPVWVDNDSNLLALGERARRRDSLADLIYCKIGSGVGAGLLSKGRIHRGANGAAGDIGHVRVSDSDAQCRCGKIGCLEAVAGGWALVRDAEKAVKEGATSSLAPRAKKGVLTLEDITLAAHDGDPLAITLIQKSARVAGETISALVNMFNPGVIVIGGAIASAGEVFLAEVRQRVYELSLPLATRDLTITLSVNDEREPLRGGAELAREQLFDVTFPRWFAEGRPSPERAAVPA
- a CDS encoding ThuA domain-containing protein — encoded protein: MEPYDLAVLNYYGRSDPWRDVAEERFGPVAEQALFDFVAGGKGLIAYHPTLAGGVGWEPEYERLLGGVMREETSRRAPNNDFLVHTAEPHPITAGWPAEFPHYNDDLYVGLKWPEGFRRTVLLTEWDNPLRYAQVPSQWRSLPGMGEEHPLAWAIDYGAGRSVSIGIGHNAQAIGHPAFRALFPRSAEWAAIGEVTIPTPGDLGEPLEGGDWWPTTLEPMVRGMFDEWVAAGEPASQK